Proteins from one Pagrus major chromosome 1, Pma_NU_1.0 genomic window:
- the rnf11a gene encoding RING finger protein 11a, translating into MGNCLFSHGADDLSLLNESEGGSLPGEPPPPYQERTQPLPVYHPTPGESRLAYQLTEEEQIRIAQRIGLIQHLPRGIFDPGSDPSNKKVKECVICMMDFEYSDPIRFLPCLHIYHVDCIDPWLMRSFTCPSCMEPVDAALLSTYETN; encoded by the exons ATGGGGAACTGTCTGTTTTCACATGGTGCGGATGACCTGTCGCTGCTGAACGAGTCCGAGGGGGGCAGCCTGCCCGGAGAGCCTCCCCCGCCCTACCAG GAGCGTACCCAGCCACTGCCAGTGTACCATCCCACCCCAGGTGAGAGTCGTCTGGCTTACCAGCTGACCGAGGAGGAGCAGATTCGCATCGCCCAGCGAATCGGTCTCATCCAGCACTTGCCCAGAGGCATCTTCGACCCGGGCTCCGACCCCTCCAACAAGAAAGTGAAAGA GTGTGTGATCTGCATGATGGATTTCGAGTACAGCGATCCCATTCGGTTCTTGCCCTGCCTTCACATCTACCACGTAGACTGCATTGACCCCTGGCTGATGCGCTCCTTCACCTGCCCCTCCTGCATGGAGCCGGTGGACGCGGCCCTGCTGTCTACTTACGAAACCAACTGA